One window of Candidatus Bathyarchaeia archaeon genomic DNA carries:
- the moaA gene encoding GTP 3',8-cyclase MoaA, whose amino-acid sequence MIDRFGRPVTSLRVSVTKRCNLKCIYCHREGEVRGVDREMSPAEVKQIVEIAAYFGIRRVKITGGEPLLRSDICELVSSIKGTPHIEEVSMTTNGTLLADFALDLRRAGLSRVNVGFSSLRAETYHKITGENRVEDVKRGLVAATEAGLTPIKINMVVLRGLNESEVWDMIDFTSERSYILQLIELERQGIAVGDFERFYVSLGVLEEQLRRLSRQVEFRDLHNRRIFHLDGKSSKVELVRPFHSSDFCKNCTRMRLTSNGELKPCLMRNDNLVDILTLIREGRPEVELRRAFETAVLRRKPYYLADK is encoded by the coding sequence ATGATTGATAGGTTTGGTAGGCCTGTGACAAGCCTCCGAGTCTCGGTCACTAAACGCTGCAACCTCAAATGCATTTACTGCCATAGAGAGGGAGAAGTTCGCGGCGTGGATAGGGAGATGTCACCAGCCGAGGTGAAGCAGATCGTAGAAATTGCAGCTTACTTCGGTATCCGTAGGGTTAAGATAACCGGCGGCGAACCTCTGCTCCGCAGTGACATCTGCGAGCTTGTCTCGAGCATAAAGGGTACACCCCACATCGAGGAGGTGTCAATGACCACCAACGGTACACTACTTGCAGACTTCGCGCTTGACCTTAGGAGAGCGGGATTGAGCCGAGTTAACGTTGGTTTCAGCTCTTTAAGAGCTGAAACCTACCATAAAATAACTGGCGAGAATAGGGTGGAAGACGTGAAGAGAGGATTGGTAGCCGCAACTGAGGCTGGTCTAACTCCAATTAAGATAAACATGGTAGTGCTCAGGGGGCTTAATGAGAGTGAAGTTTGGGATATGATAGACTTCACGTCGGAACGATCCTATATCCTACAGTTGATTGAGTTGGAGAGGCAAGGCATAGCTGTCGGTGATTTCGAGAGGTTTTATGTGAGCTTGGGTGTGCTTGAAGAGCAGTTAAGGAGACTCTCGCGCCAGGTTGAGTTTAGAGATCTCCATAACCGGAGGATCTTTCATCTCGATGGCAAAAGTTCAAAGGTAGAGTTGGTGAGACCATTTCACAGCTCAGACTTCTGCAAGAATTGCACCCGAATGAGACTTACCTCAAATGGAGAATTGAAACCCTGTCTTATGAGGAACGACAACCTTGTAGACATCCTCACCCTTATCAGGGAGGGGAGACCAGAGGTTGAGCTCAGACGAGCTTTTGAAACGGCGGTCTTAAGGCGAAAGCCATACTACCTTGCAGACAAGTGA